TCGACCAGATGATCGCGGTGGCCACCACCTCCACCGTCATCGCCTACGCTCTCTACACCATGTCGCCCGACACGGTGGAGAAGTTCCACACCCACAACCTGGTGTACACCATGCCCTTCGTCCTCTTCGGCATCTTCCGCTATCTCTACCTCATCCACCAGCGCCGGGAGGGGGGAGCACCCGAGCGGATCGCGCTGGGGGACCTGCCGATGCTGGTGAACCTGGTGCTGTGGCTGGCGGCGGTGGGGCTGGTGCTTTACACCTAGCCCCCGGGAGGCGCACATGCCCCGACCCAAAGTGGCAATTCTGAAGACCACGCCCGAGACCGTGCTCGACGACTACGGCCGCCTGATGCGCATGGCCGACTACGAACGTTACCTGCCCAAGGATAAGGACACCGCGCTCAAGATCAACATCTCCTGGCATCACTGGTACCCGGCGTGCTCGACCGCGCCGTGGCAGCTCGAGGGCGTGATCAAGGCCATGCTCGACGACGGCTACCAGCGCGAGCTGATTCACGGCTGCCACAACCGCACGGTGGTGGTCAGCGCCAAGCGCGGCGAGGTCGCCAACAAGCACAAGCCGGTGATCGAGAAGTACGGCCTGCGCAACATTCACCTCTACGAGCCGACGGAAGAGTGGATCATCTACCAGCCGCGCGGCGAGATGCTGGTGCTGCCCGAGATCTTCCCCGACGGCATCCACCTCCCCAAGCGCATGATGGGCGAGAACATCATCCACCTGCCGACCATGAAGACCCACGTCTTCACCACCATGACCGGGGCCATGAAGAACGCCTTCGGCGGGCTGCTGCACGAGCGGCGCCACTGGACGCACTCGGTCATTCACGAGACCCTGGTGGACCTGCTGACCATCCAGCAGGAGATCCATTCCGGCATCTTCGCGGTCATGGACGGCACCTTCGCCGGCGACGGCCCGGGCCCGCGCTGCATGGTGCCCTACGAGAAGGATTTCATCCTGGCGAGCGCCGACCAGGTGGCGATAGACGCCATCGCGGCGAAGATGATGGGGTTCGACCCCATGTCCCTGGACTTCATCCGCATTGCGCACGAGCGGGGCCTGGGCTGCGGAAACCCGACCGAGATCGAAGTCGTCGGCGAGGACCTCATCGGGGTCAACTTCGGCTTCCACCGCGCCCAGAACACCTTCGCCAGCCGCGGCCAGAAGATGATCTACTGGGGGCCGCTCAAGCCACTGGAGAAGCTGCTGCTGCGGACGGTGCTGGCGCCGTGGTCCTACCTCGCCTCCATCCTCTACCATGACGTGTACTGGTACCCGTGCGTCGGCTCCGGCCGCGTCCGGGAGGCGCTCGATACCAAGTGGGGGAAGCTGTTTCAGAGGTACTGACCGGATTCCTGCACCTCGCCGGCCCGTTGGAAGGCGAAGGGCAACTCCCGCCCCCGCAGGCGTTTTCGGACTACGAGGAAGTCGTCGTCGCCGGCAGGTGACGGCGCGGCCACCGGGGAATGATACGGGTGTGACCTGTTTCCGTGGGTGTGCAGGGTCAACGCCTCTCCCTTTAGGGAGAGGTCGGCACCCTGTCGGCGGGCCGGGTGAAGGTGAGCGGCGAGGCATTCTACCCTCTCCTCGATCCTCTCCCTGAATAGGGAGAGGAGTTTCTTGCCACGCCCACTTTTCGTCATACCCGATGACACTTGCACCAGCCGGGACGGTCTGGAAGGAGTGGACATGTATATTTCGATTCGCGACGACGTCGCGCTGTGGGGCGGCACCTACCCCTCGCTCAAAGAGGCGCTCGACGATCTCGGCGTGGAGGCGGTGGAGCTGCGCTTCGAGCGCGACTGCACGGTGGCGCCCCTGACGCCCGCAGACGGGAGCGCGCGCCGGCCCCTCGATTCGCCCGACGCGGTGAAGCAGTACCGGGACCACCTGGCGCAGCACCGGGTGCGGGCAACGGCGCTGCTGCTGCTCACCGACTTCAACCAGCCGGAGGCGGAGGCCGAGGTGCAGTGGGTGGTGAGCGCGGTGCGCGCGGCGCAGGGGCTGGGCATGGCGACGGTGCGCGTGGACTCGAATATGACCGGCCAGCGCGAGCTGCCGTTCGACGAGCGCGTCGCCCGCGTCGCCGCCGCGGTCACGCGCGTGCTGCGGGAGACCGAGGAGACGCCGGTTGCGCTGGGGATCGAGAATCACGGCTTCCAGGGCAATGACCCGGCGTGGCTGGACGCGCTGTTCGCGGCGGTGGGCTCGCCGCGCTTCGGCATGACCCTCGACACCGGCAACTTCTACTGGGCGGGGCATCCGCTGGATCGGGTTTACGAGATCCTCGAGCACTTCGCGCCGCGCGCCAAGCACACCCACTGCAAGAACATCGCCTACCCCGCAGAGCTGCGCAACCAGCAGCGCGACCTGGGGTGGAAATACGGCGAATACGTCGCCCCGTTCGACGAGGGCGACATTGACCATCGCCGCGTCATCCGGCTTCTGCGCGCGGCCGGCTATGACGGGGACCTGTGCATCGAGGACGAATCCATGGGTCACTACGACCCCGCGCAGTGGCGCGAGGTGCTGCGCCGCGACGTGGCGCATTTCCGGGAGCTACTGGCATAGCAGGGCCTGACGGCCCGCCGCGCGCGCTCCCCGCGAATCCCGATCCGCGTCGGCGGCTGCCGTGGAGGTAAGTCACGTCGCCCTTCCAGCCCCCACTATGGACCGCGAATCCACATCCCCGTCCGCCGCGCCGGTCGCGGCTCGGGCACCGGCGGTGCCCTTGGACGTCGCCGCGACCGCGCTCTTGCTGTACGCCCTGTGGGGCGCCAATCCCGTGGCGGTGAAGGTTGCGCTCGTGACCCTGCCGCCCATCGGGGTGGCGGCGCTGCGGTTTGCGCTGGCGGGCGCCGGCCTAGCGGCGTGGTGCGCGCTGCGGCGCGAGCCGCTGCTGCCGTCGGCGCGCGAGGCGCCGCTGCTGGCGGTCAACGGGCTCGTGTTCTGCATGCAGATCGCGACGTTCTACCTGGGCCTGTCGTGGAGCAGCGCCAGCCACGGCGCGGTGCTGGTGAACTCCTTTCCCATCTTCGTAGCGATCTTCGCGCATTTCTACCTGGCGGGCGATCGGCTGTCCGCGGGCACGGCGCTCGGCGTCGCCCTGGGCTTCGCCGGCGTGGCGGTCACATTCTTCGATCGCTGGGGGCGAGCATCGCCAACCATGCTGCAGGGCGATCTCCTGTTCGTCGCCAGCGCGGTCCTGGTCGGGGCGCAGAACACCTACTTCAAGAGCATCATCGGGCGCGTCAGCTCGTACAAGATCATCTTCGCGCAGATGACCATCTGCCTGCCGGCGTATTTTACCTACAGCGTCCTGGCGGAGGGGCTGCTGACGGCGCGGCCGGACGCACTGGCGCTGGCCGCCGTCGCCTACCAGGGCATCGTCATCGGCGCCTTCGGCTTCATGGCGTGGGCGGTGCTGGTGCGGCGGGTAGCGGTAAGCCGGCTGACCGTCTTCGGGTTCTCGGTGCCGGTGTGGGGCGTCATCCTGAGCCATCTGTTCCTGGGCGAGCCGCTGACGGGCAAGCTCGTCGCCGGCATGGCGCTGGTGGTGGTGGGCATCGCCATCGCCGCGCGGTCGTAGCTCGCCCGCCGCGGAGTTGACTGATCATGGACACTGACTGCACGACTACCCGCCACCGGCCCGCCGCAGGCGGGCCTGCCGGAGTGCCGGCGAGCGTCGCCGCCATCGCGCTGTTCCTGTACGCGCTGTGGGGCGGCAATCCGGTGGCGGCCAAGTTCGCGCTCACCCGCATCCCGCCCATCGGGCTGGCAGGGCTGCGCTTCACCCTGGGCGTGCTGGGGCTGGCCGCGTGGTGCGCGTGGCGGCGGGAGCCCCTGCGGCCGACGCGGCAGGAGCTGCCGCCGCTGCTGGTCAACGGGCTGCTGTTCACCGTGCAGATCGCGACCTTCCACCTCGGCGTCTTCTGGAGCAACGCCAGCCACGGAGCGGTGCTGATCAACGCCTTCCCCATCTTCGTGGCGCTCTGCGCGCATTTCTACCTGGCGGATGATCGGCTGTCCGCGGGCAAAGCGCTGGGCATCGCCGTGGGTTTCGCGGGGATCGCGGCGGTGTTCGGCGACCGCTGGGGGCGCGAGCCGACGACGATGCTGCGCGGCGACCTCGCGCTCATCCTGAGCGCGGTCATCCTCGGGTTTCAGATCGCGTACTTCAAGGACGCGGTGGCGCGCATCAGCCCGTTCAAGATGATGTTCGCGCAAATGAGCATCTGCGGGCTCCTGCTCCTGGCTTACGGTCTGGCGTTCGAGGGGCTGGTGCACATCCGACCCACTCCCGCCGTGCTCGGCGCGGTCGCCTACATGGGCATCATCGTCGGCGCCTTCTCGTTCACTGTCTGGGCGGTCATGATGCAGCGGGTGGCGGCGAGCAAGCTGTCGGTGTTCGCCTTCTCGGCGCCGCTGTGGGGGGTGGTGTTGAGCCACCTGCTGCTGGGCGAGCCGCTGACCTGGCTGCTGCTGCTGGGCGTAGGGCTGGTGGCGGCGGGCATCGCCATCGCCGTGCGGTCGTAGAGGCGGTTCGCGAACCGCCCTTACACTCAGTCCTGGTCCGCGCTTTCCGCGCACTCGGCGGTAAGACGCCCTCCCGGGCAGGTCTTGGGTTCGGTCGCGCCGAAACTGGCTAGCGGAAGAAACCCGTGATCAAGCTGGTGACCGAGATACCCGGGCCCAAGGCCCGCGCATACCTGGAGCTGTCGCGCCAGTACGAGCCGCGCTCCATGAGCGAGCAGCCGCCAGTGGTATGGGCCGACGCGCGCGGCGTATGGGTCACCGATGTTGACGGCAACACTTTTCTCGATTTCTCCTCCGGCGTGCTGGTCGCCAACGCCGGGCATTCCCACCCGCGCATCGTGAAGGAGATCCGGGAGCAGGCCGGCCGCGTCATCAACTGCTACGACTTCGTCAACCAGTACCGCCCGGCGCTGGCCCGCAAGCTGGTGGAGATCACGCCCCCCAACCTCGATCGCGCCTTCATCCTCACCACCGGCTCCGAGACCACCGAGGCGGCGATGAAGATGGCGCGCAAGCACACCGGGCGCAAGGAGATCATCGCCTTCCAGGGCGCGTTCCACGGGCGCACCTACGGCGCCATGTCCGCCGGCGGCAAGCGCAGCGGCGCCGGCACGCGGGGGTTCGGGCCGTTCCTGCCGCAGGTCTATCTGGCGCCGTTCGCCCACTGCTATCGCTGCGTCTTCGATAAGACCTATCCCCAATGCGACACCTGGTGCTTCGACTACCTCGACTGGTTCGTCGAGACGGAAACCGAATCCGACATCGCGGCCGTCATCACCGAGACCTACCAGGGGGGTGCGGGCTCGATCATCCCGCCGCCGGAGTGGATGGCGAAGCTCGACCGCTGGTGCCGCGCGCGCGACATCGTCCTCATCATTGACGAGGTGCAGGCATCCTTCGGGCGCACGGGCAAGCTGTTCGGCTTCCAGCACTACCAGGTGACGCCGAACCTCCTGTGCCTGGGCAAGGGCATCTCCAGCACGCTGCCGGTTGCGGCAGTGGTCGGCGAGGCGCGCATCATGGACGCCCTCGGCCCCGGCTCCATGTCCAGCACCCACGGCGGTAATCCTCTCGGCGCGCGCGCCGCGCTGGCCAACATTGACGTCATCATCGAGGAGAAGCTCCCCGAGAACGCCGCCCGCCTGGGCGAGCACCTGGGGCCGCGCTTCGACGAGATGATGAAGAAGCATCCGTGCCTGGGCGATGCCCGCGGCATGGGCCTGGTGTGGGGGCTGGAGATAGTCAAGGACCAGGCGACCAAGCAGCCCGACGCCGAGCTCGCTCAACGGGTCGTCCTGGAGGCGTGTCAGCGCGGGCTGCTGATGATCGCGCCCATCGGGTCTTACGGCAATGTCCTGCGCCTCGCGCCGCCGCTGGTTATCACGGAGCAGGAGCTCGACACCGGCGTGGACATCCTCGACGCGACGCTCTCGGCGGCTACGGGGGATAGCTGAACCACGAAGACACAAAGACACCAAGCCGGATCCGGGTGTTCTTCGTGCCTTGGTGGTCTAATCCTGTCTCGAGCATGTCGGAGGTAGTTGTGGTCAAGATCGGGGTAGTGGGGGTCGGAACGTTCGGGGTGAACCACCTGCGCGCGTTCGCGCAGACGGAGCGTGAGGGGGTCGCGCAGCTCGTGGCAGCCGCGGACCTCAATGCCGCGCGGCTGGCGGAGATGGCACGGCAGTTCGGCTTCCGCCCCTATGCCGACCACCGCGAGATGCTGGAGCGCGAGGAGTTGGACGCCGTCAGCGTCGTCACCCCCGATTTCGCCCATCGCCAGGTGACGCTGGACGCGCTCGCCGCGGGCAAGCACGTGTTGGTCGAGAAGCCCCTGGACGTGACGGTTGAGGGTTGCGAGGAGATGGTCGCGGTCGCCAAGCAGGCGGGGCTGCTCCTGCAGGTGGACTTCCACAAGCGCTATGACCCGTATCACCTGGAGCTGGAGCGCCTGGTGCGCGAGGGCAACCTGGGCCAGGTGCTCTACGGCTACTGCCACATGGAGGATCGCATCGAGGTGCCGCGCGACTGGTTTCCGCAGTGGGCGCCGAAGTCGTCGCCGGTGTGGTTCCTGGGGGTGCACTTCTACGACCTCGTGCGCTGGGTTTTCAAGGCGGACGCCAAGTCGGTGTTCGCGCGCGGGCAGAAGAGAAAGCTCGCCGGCCTGGGCATAGATACCTATGACAGCGTGCAGGCGCAGGTCGAGTTCGCAAACGGCGCGGTGGTGACCTTCGACACATCGTGGATCCTGCCCGACCGGTTCGAGGCGATCGTCAACCAGGGTATCCGGCTGGTGGGGACCGAGGGCATCATGGAGGTGGATTCGCAGGATCGCGGCGCGCGCTCGTGCTTCGCCGCGGCCGGCATGCAAACCCACAACCTGGGGTTTCTGCGCGAAACCACGGATAGGCACGGCAACACCGCGTGGCTGGGCTATGGCATCGAGAGCATCGCCGACTTCGCCAATAACGTCGCTTTCCTCAAGGACGGGGGAACACTCGAAAACTTGCGGGGGGTGTTCGCCACCGGCGCGGACGGCCTGGCGGTGACGCGGATCGCGTGCGCCGCCGAGGAAAGCCTGCGCACCGGCCAACCGGGGGCGGTGTGAGGGCCGCCTGCCGGTCCATGTCCGCGGAAGAGAAGCGAGCGAGGAATGACATGTGCTGTAGGCCGCCCCGCGGCCTCGAGGGCCGACATGAAGATATACATCCTGACCGATCTTGAGGGCGTGGGCGGGGTGGTTGACGACGCGCAGCTCGTGCCCGGCAGCCCGCGCTACGAGGATGCCCGTCGCTGGCTGACCCTGGAGGTCAACGCGGCGGTCGAGGGCGCACTCGCGGGCGGAGCAACAGAGGTCGTCGTGCGCGACGGCCACGGCGCCAACGGCGGCTATAATCTGCTCCTCGATGAGGCGCACGAGGCGGCGGAGTATGTCATGGGCGGGCCCCAGCCGGTGTACTTGGAGGAGCTTGACGCCGGCTTCGACGGCATGTTCCAGGTGGGCGCGCACGCGATGGCGGGCACCGCGCGGGCGGTGTTGGAGCATACGCAGTCACCGCAGGCGTGGGAGGAAATGCGGGTCAACGGGCGGCCGCTGGGAGAGATGGGATTCGCGGCCGCCATCGCCGGCGAACTGGGGGTGCCCTGCGTGCTGGTGACGGGTGACCAGGCGGTATGTGACGAGGCCCGCGACCTGCTCGGCGCCGAGGTCGAGGTGGCGGTGACCAAGGTCGGCTTCGGACGCAGCTGCGCGCGGGTCAAGCCTCCGGCGGTGGTGCGCCGCCTCATTCGCGAGCGCGCCCAAGCGGCGATGGGCAAGCTGGGGAAGGTGCCGCCGCTGGACCTCGGCCGGCCGGTGGAGATCATCCTGCGCTTCAAGCACACCGCGCTCGCGGATCACCCGAACCGCACCGACCGGCGCCGCCTCGACGCGCGCACCATCGCCGTCCGCGGCGACACCGCCCGCGAGGCGTTCCACAACCTGTTCTGACATGGACTTCTTCGACTGCAACTGCATGGTGGGGCGGTTCGGCCGGCCCCAGCCCGGCCAGTTCTGGGAGGCCGCCGCGCTGGAGCAGGAGTTAGAACGCTGCGGGATTGGACGCGCGCTCGTCTTCCACGCCCTGAGCAAAGAGCTCGACCCCGCAACCGGCAACGCCGCCCTCGCGCGCGAGCTGGCGGGGCGCGAGCGCCTGTCGCCGTGCTGGGTGGTGATGCCGCACCACACCGGCGAGCTGCCCCCGCCCGCTGAACTGTGCGACGCGGTGGCGGCGCAGGGCGTGGCGGCGGTGCGGCTGTTTCCACGGACCCACGGCTACAGCCTGGCGCCGTGGTGCGCCGGGGAGCTGCTGGCGGCGCTGGCAGGCCGGCGCGTACCGGTCCTGCTTGACCACGACGAAACGACGTGGGAGGAAGTGAACGCGGTCTGTGAAGCCCATCCCGACCTGCCACTGATCCTGCTGCGCGTGAACTACCGCGCGCATCGCAGCC
This genomic window from Armatimonadota bacterium contains:
- a CDS encoding DUF362 domain-containing protein; this translates as MPRPKVAILKTTPETVLDDYGRLMRMADYERYLPKDKDTALKINISWHHWYPACSTAPWQLEGVIKAMLDDGYQRELIHGCHNRTVVVSAKRGEVANKHKPVIEKYGLRNIHLYEPTEEWIIYQPRGEMLVLPEIFPDGIHLPKRMMGENIIHLPTMKTHVFTTMTGAMKNAFGGLLHERRHWTHSVIHETLVDLLTIQQEIHSGIFAVMDGTFAGDGPGPRCMVPYEKDFILASADQVAIDAIAAKMMGFDPMSLDFIRIAHERGLGCGNPTEIEVVGEDLIGVNFGFHRAQNTFASRGQKMIYWGPLKPLEKLLLRTVLAPWSYLASILYHDVYWYPCVGSGRVREALDTKWGKLFQRY
- a CDS encoding sugar phosphate isomerase/epimerase family protein, whose product is MYISIRDDVALWGGTYPSLKEALDDLGVEAVELRFERDCTVAPLTPADGSARRPLDSPDAVKQYRDHLAQHRVRATALLLLTDFNQPEAEAEVQWVVSAVRAAQGLGMATVRVDSNMTGQRELPFDERVARVAAAVTRVLRETEETPVALGIENHGFQGNDPAWLDALFAAVGSPRFGMTLDTGNFYWAGHPLDRVYEILEHFAPRAKHTHCKNIAYPAELRNQQRDLGWKYGEYVAPFDEGDIDHRRVIRLLRAAGYDGDLCIEDESMGHYDPAQWREVLRRDVAHFRELLA
- a CDS encoding DMT family transporter, whose amino-acid sequence is MDVAATALLLYALWGANPVAVKVALVTLPPIGVAALRFALAGAGLAAWCALRREPLLPSAREAPLLAVNGLVFCMQIATFYLGLSWSSASHGAVLVNSFPIFVAIFAHFYLAGDRLSAGTALGVALGFAGVAVTFFDRWGRASPTMLQGDLLFVASAVLVGAQNTYFKSIIGRVSSYKIIFAQMTICLPAYFTYSVLAEGLLTARPDALALAAVAYQGIVIGAFGFMAWAVLVRRVAVSRLTVFGFSVPVWGVILSHLFLGEPLTGKLVAGMALVVVGIAIAARS
- a CDS encoding DMT family transporter; this encodes MDTDCTTTRHRPAAGGPAGVPASVAAIALFLYALWGGNPVAAKFALTRIPPIGLAGLRFTLGVLGLAAWCAWRREPLRPTRQELPPLLVNGLLFTVQIATFHLGVFWSNASHGAVLINAFPIFVALCAHFYLADDRLSAGKALGIAVGFAGIAAVFGDRWGREPTTMLRGDLALILSAVILGFQIAYFKDAVARISPFKMMFAQMSICGLLLLAYGLAFEGLVHIRPTPAVLGAVAYMGIIVGAFSFTVWAVMMQRVAASKLSVFAFSAPLWGVVLSHLLLGEPLTWLLLLGVGLVAAGIAIAVRS
- a CDS encoding aspartate aminotransferase family protein, with product MIKLVTEIPGPKARAYLELSRQYEPRSMSEQPPVVWADARGVWVTDVDGNTFLDFSSGVLVANAGHSHPRIVKEIREQAGRVINCYDFVNQYRPALARKLVEITPPNLDRAFILTTGSETTEAAMKMARKHTGRKEIIAFQGAFHGRTYGAMSAGGKRSGAGTRGFGPFLPQVYLAPFAHCYRCVFDKTYPQCDTWCFDYLDWFVETETESDIAAVITETYQGGAGSIIPPPEWMAKLDRWCRARDIVLIIDEVQASFGRTGKLFGFQHYQVTPNLLCLGKGISSTLPVAAVVGEARIMDALGPGSMSSTHGGNPLGARAALANIDVIIEEKLPENAARLGEHLGPRFDEMMKKHPCLGDARGMGLVWGLEIVKDQATKQPDAELAQRVVLEACQRGLLMIAPIGSYGNVLRLAPPLVITEQELDTGVDILDATLSAATGDS
- a CDS encoding Gfo/Idh/MocA family oxidoreductase, translated to MVKIGVVGVGTFGVNHLRAFAQTEREGVAQLVAAADLNAARLAEMARQFGFRPYADHREMLEREELDAVSVVTPDFAHRQVTLDALAAGKHVLVEKPLDVTVEGCEEMVAVAKQAGLLLQVDFHKRYDPYHLELERLVREGNLGQVLYGYCHMEDRIEVPRDWFPQWAPKSSPVWFLGVHFYDLVRWVFKADAKSVFARGQKRKLAGLGIDTYDSVQAQVEFANGAVVTFDTSWILPDRFEAIVNQGIRLVGTEGIMEVDSQDRGARSCFAAAGMQTHNLGFLRETTDRHGNTAWLGYGIESIADFANNVAFLKDGGTLENLRGVFATGADGLAVTRIACAAEESLRTGQPGAV
- a CDS encoding M55 family metallopeptidase yields the protein MKIYILTDLEGVGGVVDDAQLVPGSPRYEDARRWLTLEVNAAVEGALAGGATEVVVRDGHGANGGYNLLLDEAHEAAEYVMGGPQPVYLEELDAGFDGMFQVGAHAMAGTARAVLEHTQSPQAWEEMRVNGRPLGEMGFAAAIAGELGVPCVLVTGDQAVCDEARDLLGAEVEVAVTKVGFGRSCARVKPPAVVRRLIRERAQAAMGKLGKVPPLDLGRPVEIILRFKHTALADHPNRTDRRRLDARTIAVRGDTAREAFHNLF
- a CDS encoding amidohydrolase family protein, which codes for MDFFDCNCMVGRFGRPQPGQFWEAAALEQELERCGIGRALVFHALSKELDPATGNAALARELAGRERLSPCWVVMPHHTGELPPPAELCDAVAAQGVAAVRLFPRTHGYSLAPWCAGELLAALAGRRVPVLLDHDETTWEEVNAVCEAHPDLPLILLRVNYRAHRSLYPLLARHVNLHLEIGLFVAHDGLADCARRFGAGRLLFGSALPHFTPGGPIAAIAYADLPETDKALIAGGNLRRLLGEAA